In Crinalium epipsammum PCC 9333, the following are encoded in one genomic region:
- a CDS encoding ribonuclease R family protein, with protein MEFSIATLLSNFTGDKLVAPKALEKKLGCEDEENLEKLEIILDTLEKVGILVKERGKYRRVYEDDVVEAKLRCSSKGFCFAIQDAEQAEDIYIRESHLSNAWNGDRVLVKVTKEGSRRRSPEGEVRLILERANPSVLARVRQTDSGYRAVPLDDRLLFELALKTNSENLEEAIDHLVHVEVLRYPLGQNPPVGKVARVLGSDAEEAADTDIVCCKHDLRRFFSENVLKAAEGLPKAISKKDKNQRLDLRNLLTVAFAENSLVDGQSGIIENALSLEKTDTGQWRLGVHITDTTPYVLPDEPIDLEAKRRGTAVYLGQTLLPLLPDAVIAQCSLEPGQERLAISVLLTLDEGGQIVEFEIQPTIIQVDHQLSYQQAQSMLGSPQEEHPEMTAVLEILNNLFFTVAPMLRVHRLGRGAFEVNLPEANLPYQDEGRIGTVVVSGLPINSLLAELMILANLAVASHLQSLSVPSIYCVQKAPDPEEIQDLLKLGNNLGLNLNLQEEEVVLPSDFQSFTQMFAESSATRVLNYLLKSTLKPANYSTRPGFHFGLALGMGDPPSAAYTHCISPLRRYADLLIQRVLHMLFEKGRDRRSTRSKDPVNLYHSSSHGNVNWNVLPPTIHEELEIQLSSMITHLNEREKLAYDAEADLEGLQKAELMKERTGEVFKGLITGVQSYGFFVEIEDLLVEGLVHVSSLKDDWYEFRSRHSCLVGRKNRTAYRLGDRVEVEVKSVDYYRQQIDLVTVSGGSEASNEDLED; from the coding sequence ATGGAATTTTCAATCGCTACACTACTTTCTAATTTTACTGGTGACAAGTTAGTGGCACCCAAAGCATTAGAAAAAAAACTTGGTTGCGAAGATGAGGAAAACCTGGAAAAACTGGAGATTATCTTAGATACTCTGGAAAAAGTGGGGATTTTGGTAAAAGAGCGTGGGAAGTATCGGCGTGTTTATGAAGATGACGTAGTTGAGGCGAAGCTGCGCTGTTCAAGTAAAGGATTTTGCTTTGCGATTCAAGATGCAGAGCAAGCTGAGGATATTTATATTCGAGAAAGCCATTTGAGTAATGCTTGGAATGGCGATCGCGTACTTGTTAAAGTTACTAAAGAAGGCAGTCGCCGTCGTAGTCCTGAAGGGGAAGTTAGGCTGATTTTAGAGCGAGCTAATCCTTCGGTTCTAGCACGAGTTAGGCAAACCGATTCAGGTTATCGAGCCGTTCCTCTTGATGATCGACTATTGTTTGAATTAGCTCTCAAAACGAATAGCGAAAACTTAGAAGAAGCTATAGACCATCTAGTTCATGTAGAAGTTCTCCGATATCCTTTAGGACAAAACCCACCAGTTGGGAAAGTGGCTCGTGTTCTCGGTAGCGACGCTGAAGAGGCGGCTGATACTGACATTGTTTGTTGCAAGCATGATTTGCGTCGCTTCTTTAGTGAAAATGTCTTGAAAGCGGCGGAAGGTTTGCCTAAAGCTATCAGTAAAAAAGACAAAAATCAGCGTCTAGATCTACGCAATCTTTTAACTGTTGCTTTTGCTGAAAATAGCTTAGTTGATGGGCAATCTGGAATTATCGAAAATGCACTTAGTTTAGAAAAAACTGATACTGGACAATGGCGTTTAGGCGTTCACATTACCGATACTACACCCTACGTTTTACCCGATGAACCAATCGATCTAGAAGCAAAAAGGCGCGGTACAGCAGTATATTTAGGGCAAACTCTGCTGCCTCTGCTGCCCGATGCTGTGATTGCTCAATGTTCTTTAGAGCCAGGGCAAGAGCGACTTGCTATTTCAGTATTACTGACATTAGATGAGGGTGGTCAAATTGTCGAGTTTGAAATTCAACCTACGATTATTCAAGTTGATCATCAATTGAGTTATCAACAAGCGCAGTCAATGTTGGGAAGTCCTCAAGAAGAACACCCAGAAATGACAGCCGTATTGGAAATACTCAACAACTTATTTTTTACAGTAGCCCCAATGCTGAGAGTGCATCGGTTAGGGCGGGGTGCTTTTGAAGTAAATCTGCCGGAAGCTAATTTACCATATCAAGATGAAGGCAGAATTGGCACGGTAGTTGTTTCTGGTTTACCGATTAACTCTCTATTAGCAGAGTTGATGATTTTAGCAAATCTTGCTGTGGCTTCTCATCTGCAATCGCTATCTGTGCCTAGCATATATTGTGTACAAAAAGCACCAGATCCAGAAGAGATTCAGGATTTACTGAAGTTGGGTAACAATTTGGGGCTAAATCTTAACTTACAAGAAGAAGAAGTAGTACTGCCCTCAGATTTCCAAAGCTTTACCCAAATGTTTGCTGAATCATCAGCAACAAGAGTGTTGAATTACTTGTTGAAGTCAACTTTAAAGCCAGCTAACTACAGCACGAGACCAGGATTTCACTTTGGTTTAGCTTTGGGAATGGGAGATCCACCAAGCGCAGCATATACGCACTGTATATCTCCTCTGCGGCGCTATGCGGATTTATTGATTCAAAGAGTGTTGCATATGCTGTTTGAAAAAGGTCGCGATCGCCGTTCTACCCGTTCTAAAGATCCAGTGAATCTGTATCATAGTAGCTCTCACGGTAATGTTAATTGGAATGTTTTACCACCAACCATCCATGAAGAGTTAGAGATCCAGTTATCATCAATGATTACTCATCTTAATGAGCGTGAAAAACTGGCATACGATGCGGAAGCTGATTTAGAAGGACTACAGAAAGCTGAACTGATGAAAGAACGGACTGGTGAAGTTTTCAAAGGTTTGATTACTGGAGTTCAGTCTTATGGTTTCTTTGTGGAAATTGAAGATTTGCTAGTGGAAGGATTGGTTCATGTTAGCTCCCTGAAGGATGATTGGTATGAGTTTCGTTCTCGCCATTCTTGTCTTGTAGGTCGAAAAAACCGCACTGCTTATCGACTAGGCGATCGCGTTGAAGTTGAAGTGAAAAGTGTAGATTATTATCGTCAACAGATTGATTTAGTAACTGTTAGCGGTGGTAGTGAAGCGAGTAATGAAGATTTGGAGGACTAA
- a CDS encoding TIGR04376 family protein — MGLFDDINRFLESRLEEFLRNNPHLELQALEEQLRQQEEDTLRLIVDSQAQEKRVQEEILSTAQEIQRWHERVNKAKTAGRLDLASSAQEREAALLRQGNQLWGKMQGLKERIDKAKELQRQIYIRRQEVGAKAKQAQAERATQTKVTENTGWNFPASDSTSSGADALEEKFMRWEIDHDLENLKRNLQ; from the coding sequence GTGGGGTTATTTGATGATATCAACCGTTTTTTAGAAAGTAGATTAGAGGAATTTTTACGCAATAATCCCCATTTAGAATTGCAGGCGCTAGAAGAACAGTTACGGCAGCAAGAGGAAGATACTCTGCGGCTAATTGTAGACTCACAAGCGCAAGAAAAGCGGGTGCAAGAGGAAATTCTCTCTACAGCCCAAGAAATCCAACGCTGGCATGAACGAGTTAATAAGGCAAAGACAGCAGGAAGACTTGATTTAGCCTCTTCGGCCCAAGAAAGAGAAGCAGCCTTGTTGCGTCAAGGTAATCAACTTTGGGGAAAAATGCAAGGACTTAAAGAGCGAATTGATAAAGCCAAGGAACTACAACGTCAAATATATATTCGTCGTCAAGAGGTAGGAGCCAAAGCCAAGCAAGCTCAAGCAGAGCGTGCTACTCAAACTAAAGTTACAGAAAATACGGGTTGGAATTTTCCTGCTAGTGATAGCACTTCTAGTGGGGCAGATGCCTTAGAAGAAAAATTTATGCGTTGGGAAATTGATCATGATTTAGAGAACTTGAAGCGCAATTTGCAATAA
- the clpP gene encoding ATP-dependent Clp endopeptidase proteolytic subunit ClpP, protein MIPTVIEQSGRGERAFDIYSRLLRERIIFLGQQVDADLANLIVAQLLFLEAEDPEKDIYLYINSPGGSVSAGMGIFDTMNQIRPDISTICVGLAASMGAFLLSAGAKGKRMSLPHSRIMIHQPLGGAQGQATDIEIQAKEILYHKRRLNEFLAQHTGQPLEKIEEDTERDFFMSAEESKNYGLIDQVIDRRPSATRIPLVVG, encoded by the coding sequence ATGATTCCAACCGTTATAGAACAATCTGGTCGTGGCGAACGCGCCTTTGACATTTACTCCCGACTACTACGGGAGCGCATTATCTTTCTGGGACAACAAGTAGATGCAGATTTGGCAAACTTAATTGTTGCCCAGTTGCTTTTTCTAGAAGCAGAAGATCCAGAGAAGGATATCTATCTTTACATCAATTCCCCTGGTGGTTCTGTAAGTGCTGGCATGGGAATTTTTGATACCATGAATCAAATTCGCCCAGATATATCCACCATTTGTGTTGGACTAGCAGCAAGTATGGGAGCTTTCTTGCTTAGTGCTGGTGCAAAAGGCAAGCGGATGAGTCTACCTCATTCCCGGATCATGATCCATCAACCGCTTGGTGGCGCTCAGGGACAAGCAACTGACATTGAGATTCAAGCTAAAGAAATTCTTTACCACAAGCGCAGATTAAATGAGTTTCTCGCTCAACATACTGGTCAACCTTTAGAGAAGATTGAAGAAGATACTGAGCGCGACTTTTTCATGTCAGCAGAGGAATCAAAAAACTATGGTTTAATCGACCAAGTAATTGATCGTCGTCCCTCAGCTACCCGTATACCCCTAGTAGTTGGGTAA
- a CDS encoding Rqc2 family fibronectin-binding protein: MQQVDFTTLTATCSELRSLWVPARLEQVYQRDRYTISLGLRTLKRRGWLTISWHPQAARICIADPPPRTPDTFTFSQQLRHQLGGFALIGIEAIAPWERVIDLQFARRPGEPPIWHLYVEIMGKYSNVILTGTDNLIVTTAHQVNSQQSTVRTIQTGQPYELPPSLTDPMPSLSESFERWQERVSLIPGRLVSRIVKSYRGLSSLLVTSMVKAANLDPDQSTTTLDTSDWNRLFIYWQKWLQAIEATQGSRGAEEQRGTGAEEQTEFELIPNSQLQNSHQFQPGFTTDGYNVLGWGVIKPVETVQELINRYYTNQVNQQQFAQLRHQLSQKLSNILAKLRQKANTFEERLHQSDHADQYKQQADLLMANLSEWQPGMNAIALPDFETAQPVNIPLEPEKNAIQNAQARYKRHQKLKRARAAVEPLLTEVKAEIQYIEQVASSLSQLDAYKITEDLKTLEEIREELIAQKYLESPDQRSRTETDVSKPYSYRTPTGFEVLIGRNNRQNDQLTFRVASDYDLWFHTQEIPSSHVLMRLEPGTVAEEVDLQFVADLTAYYSQGRQSDQVPVVYTEPKHVYKPKGAKPGMAIYKQERIIWGSPQRGFTYLMEDLASLTK; encoded by the coding sequence TTGCAACAAGTTGACTTCACCACCCTAACTGCTACTTGTAGTGAGTTGCGCTCCTTATGGGTTCCAGCGCGACTCGAACAAGTGTATCAGCGCGATCGCTACACTATTTCATTAGGGTTACGCACTCTCAAACGCCGAGGTTGGTTAACCATTTCCTGGCATCCCCAAGCCGCGCGTATTTGTATTGCCGATCCACCACCCCGCACACCTGATACTTTTACTTTTAGCCAACAGTTGCGCCATCAACTGGGTGGTTTCGCTTTAATAGGTATAGAAGCGATCGCACCTTGGGAGCGTGTAATAGATTTACAATTTGCCCGTCGCCCTGGAGAACCTCCTATTTGGCATCTGTACGTCGAAATTATGGGTAAGTATAGTAACGTAATTTTGACTGGAACAGATAATCTCATTGTCACTACCGCTCATCAAGTAAATTCTCAGCAATCTACTGTTCGGACAATTCAAACTGGGCAACCCTACGAGCTTCCGCCCTCGTTAACCGATCCCATGCCTAGCTTAAGCGAATCCTTTGAACGCTGGCAAGAACGAGTGAGTCTTATTCCAGGGCGCTTGGTTAGTCGGATAGTAAAAAGTTATCGCGGTTTGAGCTCATTGCTAGTTACCTCAATGGTAAAAGCTGCTAACCTTGATCCCGATCAATCTACTACTACTTTAGATACATCTGATTGGAACCGCTTATTTATTTATTGGCAAAAATGGCTGCAAGCTATAGAAGCAACGCAGGGGAGTAGGGGAGCAGAGGAGCAGAGGGGCACAGGGGCAGAGGAGCAAACAGAATTTGAGTTAATACCAAATTCTCAACTCCAAAACTCACATCAATTTCAGCCAGGTTTTACCACTGATGGATACAACGTACTTGGGTGGGGTGTAATTAAGCCAGTTGAGACAGTACAAGAATTAATCAACCGCTACTACACTAATCAAGTAAATCAACAACAATTTGCCCAACTACGCCATCAACTCAGTCAGAAACTCAGCAATATTCTCGCCAAATTGCGTCAGAAAGCAAATACTTTTGAAGAACGCTTGCACCAATCAGATCACGCAGATCAATACAAACAACAAGCTGATTTGCTGATGGCTAATCTGAGTGAATGGCAACCTGGGATGAATGCGATCGCACTTCCTGATTTTGAAACCGCTCAACCAGTTAACATCCCCCTAGAGCCAGAAAAAAATGCCATCCAAAATGCCCAAGCACGCTATAAACGTCACCAGAAATTAAAACGCGCTCGTGCTGCGGTTGAGCCATTATTAACAGAAGTTAAAGCCGAAATTCAGTATATCGAACAAGTCGCATCTAGCTTATCTCAGTTGGATGCCTACAAAATTACAGAAGATTTAAAAACCCTAGAAGAAATTCGAGAAGAGCTAATTGCACAGAAATATCTCGAATCTCCAGATCAACGTAGTCGTACAGAAACAGATGTTTCTAAACCTTACTCTTATCGTACACCTACTGGCTTTGAAGTATTAATTGGGCGCAATAACCGCCAAAACGATCAACTAACCTTTCGCGTTGCTTCTGACTATGATTTGTGGTTTCACACCCAGGAAATCCCTAGTAGTCATGTGCTAATGCGTCTCGAACCTGGTACTGTAGCAGAAGAAGTTGATTTACAGTTTGTTGCAGATCTCACCGCCTACTATAGCCAGGGTCGTCAAAGTGACCAAGTACCCGTTGTATATACAGAACCCAAGCACGTCTATAAACCTAAAGGTGCTAAACCAGGAATGGCTATATATAAGCAAGAGCGGATTATATGGGGTAGTCCACAGCGAGGCTTCACCTATCTGATGGAAGATCTAGCATCTTTAACAAAGTAA